A single window of Nicotiana sylvestris chromosome 5, ASM39365v2, whole genome shotgun sequence DNA harbors:
- the LOC104211825 gene encoding 8-hydroxygeraniol dehydrogenase-like, with the protein MAKLYENEHPVKALGWAARDASGVLSPFNFTRRATGEKDVQFKVMYCGICHSDLQQLKNIEWSTSIYPMVPGYEVVGVVTEIGSKVEKFKVGDKVGVGCLVGSCRQCEKCDNNLEIYCPDHIMTYNSIYTDGTTTYGGYSDIMVTDEHYVVHWPENLPMEAAPLLNAGITTYSPLKYFELDKPGMHIGVAGLGGLGHMAVKFAKAFGTKVTVISTSASKKQEAIERLGADSFLLSRDPDQMQAATGSLDGIIDTVSAAHPLLPLINLLKTHGKLVIVGAPDKPLELPVFPLLLGRKLVAGSAIGGIKETQEMVDFAAKHNITPDVEVVPMDYVNTAMERLAKSDVKYRFVLDIGNTLNKS; encoded by the exons ATGGCAAAACTATATGAGAATGAACACCCAGTAAAGGCCCTTGGATGGGCAGCTAGAGATGCTTCTGGTGTTCTTTCTCCTTTCAACTTTACAAGAAG AGCCACGGGTGAGAAGGATGTGCAGTTCAAAGTTATGTATTGTGGAATTTGTCATTCTGATCTTCAGCAGCTCAAGAATATTGAATGGAGCACTAGCATATATCCAATGGTACCTGG ATATGAAGTTGTTGGTGTGGTAACTGAGATTGGTAGCAAGGTGGAGAAATTTAAGGTTGGTGACAAAGTAGGTGTTGGATGTTTGGTAGGATCATGTCGCCAATGTGAAAAGTGTGACAACAACCTCGAGATTTACTGTCCCGATCATATAATGACATACAATAGTATTTACACCGATGGAACCACCACGTATGGAGGTTACTCCGATATCATGGTAACGGACGAGCACTACGTGGTTCATTGGCCGGAGAACTTGCCAATGGAAGCTGCTCCATTGCTAAATGCTGGAATCACAACTTATAGTCCTTTGAAATATTTTGAACTTGACAAACCTGGAATGCATATTGGTGTTGCTGGTCTTGGTGGCCTTGGCCATATGGCTGTGAAATTTGCCAAGGCATTTGGAACTAAAGTGACTGTTATTAGTACATCTGCTAGTAAGAAACAAGAAGCAATTGAGCGTTTAGGTGCGGATTCATTTTTGCTTAGTCGCGACCCTGACCAAATGCAG GCTGCAACGGGCTCGCTTGATGGCATCATTGACACAGTCTCTGCAGCTCACCCTCTTCTTCCATTAATTAATTTGTTAAAAACTCATGGGAAGCTTGTAATAGTTGGCGCACCAGATAAACCACTAGAGTTGCCTGTATTTCCCTTGCTTTTAG GAAGGAAGCTAGTAGCAGGGAGTGCCATAGGAGGGATAAAGGAGACACAAGAGATGGTAGATTTCGCGGCAAAGCATAACATTACACCAGATGTTGAAGTCGTGCCAATGGACTATGTGAATACAGCTATGGAGCGTCTTGCGAAATCGGATGTTAAGTACCGTTTTGTGCTTGACATTGGGAATACATTGAACAAGAGTTAA